One Spea bombifrons isolate aSpeBom1 chromosome 1, aSpeBom1.2.pri, whole genome shotgun sequence DNA window includes the following coding sequences:
- the MN1 gene encoding transcriptional activator MN1, whose amino-acid sequence MFGLEQFEPQINNRSAGQGERNFNQPGMNMSSHFKNPAFHSGGASGTVDPAIGALSDPAMLGMNLNLNGETYGYHARGHSEMHAGGMQPQPVHGFFNNQQHHHGHPSAHPHQHHPHFSGSFGGPDATASCLHGGRLMGYNNNLGSQQAFGEGYEQMADNQSGEGFGQQRSGNISEFQHPNSSASNHAVPAPCLPLDQSPNRAASFHGVPSSTSSDSHNLEQRRIHSQGSVDPLEYNFPSDAPSGHFEVPVFSTSDSEGHYGAGRQVPGGSFPGTSALPRPPGIVGMSKVHPQPQHGVFFERFGGARKMPVGMEPAVNARHPLMQQQQQTGLLSRQNSCPPGITRQQQTEASTPNPNLQDNGPVMQNQHAQFEYPIHRLENRNMHPYSESMFNMQQGPPQQPSNQRLQHFDSPYMNVTKRPRFDFPNNHSVENCAAWNNGGIHNAGIDSHLSPSAYPGLPGDYTPQVPESFPPGPALQHPSSDHQSLQQRQNAAMMIKQMASRNQQQRMRQANLQQLGHHGDVNQSNIVHGAQVGNIPQPAFDREGGRIGNFDPQNPHVAPENPWYPGPHPPGDILQRRMGGSNLPPDPTPHDINLQQNGSNMLFRPGVSRMGIQEPLGMPGEGHVQALHSPGIHSQFGNMTNISQMQSPGGGVGITSTPTDRRGAPDFTAPPIGGQPGFPFVGPNRQSTPHNPPGVNSSPSSYPAQSDFQASQRSTASKLGALSLGSFSKSNTKESMFGQSCLAALSTACQNMIASLGAPNLNVTFNKKSQAEGKRKMSQTETDINSNGGNNTASDYYPAGSSQNNQVPGTSNTKCTGQSGASQPTQGETSLSPNYSIEATPGNDGKPVTGGGRGRGRRKRDSGHVSPGNYFDKYSADSGGTVVSPAQQGQSANSGEAGGTPHDKPLTSPSWGKGGELLLSDQPDLMSSLDSGIQSVTKSDSSSPHVDFAEDVNTTYGNEDEVSSSSDNNISKPSSCPLVTGSPKIQRGEHGLLNGQKPMNLNLLNNTTSLPDSYGLSSTGSGHPGTPGIEQVRTPTSTSTQDEIHPLEILQAQIQLQRQQFSISEDQPLGMKNKKNDCTAQNVDSELNSCCSDNVKNSMSTIDLDSLMAEHNSTWYMPNEKSLMEGEEDKSITPWEKSKSQQTNKEAHDHPQNKTSAAAQNGSHLQCLSVHCTDDIGESKGRTPVPTWRSLHSDISNRFGTFVAALT is encoded by the coding sequence atgtttgggctGGAACAGTTTGAGCCACAGATCAATAACAGAAGCGCTGGCCAAGGAGAGAGAAACTTCAACCAGCCCGGAATGAATATGAGCTCTCATTTCAAAAACCCTGCATTCCATTCTGGGGGGGCATCAGGGACGGTGGATCCTGCCATCGGAGCTTTAAGTGATCCTGCCATGCTAGGCATGAATCTCAATTTAAATGGGGAAACGTATGGGTACCATGCCAGGGGGCATTCTGAAATGCATGCTGGTGGAATGCAGCCCCAACCTGTCCATGGCTTCTTCAACAATCAGCAGCATCACCACGGACACCCCAGCGCTCATCCTCATCAGCATCACCCCCACTTCAGTGGCAGTTTTGGTGGGCCTGATGCCACAGCATCCTGTTTGCACGGTGGTCGGCTAATGGGTTATAACAATAATCTTGGAAGCCAGCAAGCTTTTGGAGAGGGTTACGAACAGATGGCAGAtaatcagtcaggagaaggatTTGGACAGCAGAGGTCAGGTAATATCTCAGAATTTCAACACCCTAACTCTAGTGCTTCTAACCATGCAGTCCCTGCACCCTGTCTTCCTCTAGACCAGTCTCCCAACCGAGCTGCTTCATTTCACGGGGTTCCCTCATCCACCTCATCTGATTCTCATAACTTGGAACAAAGGAGAATCCACAGCCAAGGAAGCGTTGATCCCTTGGAATACAATTTCCCCAGTGATGCTCCTTCAGGACACTTTGAGGTACCTGTGTTTTCCACTTCAGATTCAGAGGGCCACTATGGGGCTGGAAGGCAGGTCCCCGGTGGTAGTTTTCCTGGCACTTCTGCTTTGCCCAGGCCTCCTGGTATAGTGGGAATGTCTAAAGTCCACCCTCAGCCTCAGCATGGGGTATTCTTTGAAAGGTTTGGAGGTGCACGAAAAATGCCTGTTGGCATGGAGCCTGCAGTTAATGCCAGACACCCCCTCatgcaacagcagcagcagactggttTACTTTCTAGACAAAACTCATGCCCGCCAGGAATTACTAGGCAACAGCAAACAGAAGCCAGCACCCCCAATCCAAACTTACAGGACAATGGACCAGTAATGCAGAACCAACATGCACAGTTTGAATACCCTATTCATAGACTGGAGAACAGGAATATGCATCCATATTCAGAATCAATGTTTAATATGCAACAGGGACCTCCGCAGCAACCTTCAAATCAAAGATTGCAACACTTTGATTCTCCGTATATGAATGTCACTAAAAGGCCCAGGTTTGACTTTCCAAATAATCATAGTGTGGAAAACTGTGCTGCATGGAATAATGGTGGCATACACAATGCTGGCATTGATAGTCATTTATCCCCCTCTGCTTACCCTGGCCTTCCTGGCGACTATACGCCTCAAGTGCCAGAAAGTTTCCCTCCTGGCCCGGCACTGCAGCACCCTAGTTCAGACCATCAGTCCCTTCAACAACGTCAGAATGCAGCAATGATGATTAAACAAATGGCATCAAGGAACCAGCAGCAAAGAATGAGACAGGCTAATTTACAGCAACTTGGCCATCATGGGGATGTTAATCAAAGCAACATTGTCCATGGAGCTCAGGTGGGGAACATACCACAGCCCGCCTTTGATAGAGAAGGAGGGAGGATTGGTAATTTTGACCCCCAGAACCCACATGTGGCTCCAGAAAATCCTTGGTATCCTGGCCCTCACCCACCTGGAGATATTCTTCAAAGGAGGATGGGAGGGTCAAACCTTCCCCCTGATCCTACACCTCATGATATTAATTTACAACAAAATGGGTCGAACATGCTGTTCAGGCCAGGTGTCAGTAGGATGGGAATACAGGAACCCCTGGGGATGCCAGGGGAAGGACATGTTCAGGCCCTGCATTCTCCTGGCATACACTCTCAGTTTGGGAACATGACTAATATTTCCCAAATGCAGTCACCAGGTGGAGGGGTGGGTATCACCAGTACACCAACAGACAGAAGGGGTGCACCAGATTTTACAGCGCCACCTATAGGAGGGCAGCCAGGGTTTCCGTTTGTAGGGCCAAATAGGCAATCAACTCCACACAATCCACCCGGTGTTAATTCATCACCCAGTTCTTACCCAGCCCAGTCAGATTTCCAAGCCAGCCAGCGTTCCACAGCTAGTAAGTTGGGGGCACTTTCCCTGGGTTCCTTCAGTAAGTCTAACACAAAAGAAAGCATGTTTGGACAAAGCTGCTTAGCTGCCCTTTCCACGGCATGCCAGAACATGATTGCAAGCTTAGGTGCACCAAATCTCAATGTAACATTTAATAAGAAAAGTCAAGCAGAAGGAAAGAGAAAGATGAGTCAAACAGAGACTGACATTAACAGCAACGGTGGGAATAATACTGCTTCTGATTATTATCCAGCAGGCTCATCCCAGAACAATCAGGTTCCTGGTACTTCCAATACCAAGTGTACAGGGCAAAGTGGGGCATCTCAACCCACGCAAGGAGAAACCAGTCTGTCCCCAAACTACAGTATTGAAGCCACTCCTGGCAATGATGGTAAACCGGTTACTGGTGGTGGGCGAGGGAGGGGCAGGAGAAAAAGAGACAGTGGACATGTAAGTCCGGGTAATTATTTTGATAAGTATTCTGCGGATAGTGGAGGCACGGTGGTGAGTCCAGCACAGCAGGGTCAATCAGCCAACTCAGGCGAAGCTGGGGGGACACCACATGACAAACCCTTGACTTCTCCATCTTGGGGGAAAGGGGGTGAGTTACTTCTTAGTGACCAACCTGACCTCATGTCATCTTTGGATAGTGGAATTCAAAGTGTGACTAAATCAGACAGCAGCTCACCTCATGTTGACTTTGCAGAAGATGTCAACACCACTTATGGCAATGAAGATGAAGTTTCATCTAGTTCAGATAACAACATATCAAAACCTAGTAGTTGTCCTTTGGTAACAGGGTCTCCGAAAATTCAGCGGGGTGAACATGGACTTCTTAATGGGCAAAAACCAATGAATCTAAACTTGCTAAATAACACTACCTCTCTCCCGGACAGTTATGGGTTGAGCAGCACTGGGAGTGGGCACCCTGGTACTCCAGGGATAGAACAAGTGCGCACTCCAACCAGCACATCTACCCAGGATGAGATTCACCCTCTAGAGATACTCCAAGCACAGATACAGCTTCAGAGACAACAGTTCAGCATTTCTGAGGACCAGCCCTTGgggatgaaaaataaaaaaaatgactgtacTGCTCAAAATGTGGACAGTGAATTGAACAGTTGTTGCTCTGACAATGTCAAAAATTCTATGAGTACTATAGACCTTGACTCTCTTATGGCAGAACATAATTCTACCTGGTACATGCCTAATGAGAAATCACTGATGGAGGGAGAAGAAGACAAATCTATCACACCTTGGGAGAAATCAAAGAGCCAACAAACCAACAAAGAAg